TAGACGCGTCATAATACAATCCATAACAGGGCCGGACGGCAGGACTGAATACTTCCTCGTGACTGAGGGCAGTAATCTCAAGGAGGTCCTTGAAGTCCCCGGTGTTGATCCGAGGCGCATCTACACGAATAGCATCCATGAGATCGAAGAGGTTCTCGGCATAGAGGCCGCTAGGACTATGCTGATAAGGGAGATGAAAGATGTACTTGATGAACAAGGTCTAGACGTAGACATAAGGCACTTAATGCTTGTAGCCGACATAATGACCATGACTGGTAGAGTTAGACAGATAGGTAGGCATGGTGTAAGCGGTGAGAAGCCTAGCCCATTCGCTAGGGCAGCCTTCGAGATGACCACCCAGAACCTCTACGCTGCTGCAGTTGAGGGCGAGGTTGATAGGCTGCTAGGTGTAGCCGAGACCGTTATAGTTGGCGGGGTCATACGTGTAGGCACCGGGATGGTTGAGGTACGTATGAGCCCGACCGCGCTAGCCAGAACAGTTAAGGGCTCCACCGGAGCCGGTGCTGGGTCGGGGTGAGCCGTTATGAGTCAGGTTCAGGTTACGGATATCGAAAAGGAGCTTGTCAACGCCCTCAAAACAGGCAAGGTCATACTCGGCTCCCGGAAAACGCTCAAGTACGTAAAACTTGGCAAGGCTAAGGCAGTAATTGTTGCTGCTAACGCCCCGCCAGAGATACGCAACGACATCCTATACTACGCTAAGCTAAGTGGAATCCCAGTCTACGTCTACCCGGGTACAAGTGTTGAGCTTGGCTCTGTTTGTGGTAAACCATTTACAGTTGCAAGCCTCGCAATACTCGACCCAGGAAACTCTCGTATACTCGACCTCATAGAAGCCGCATCACAGACAAGTAGCGGGTGAAGGGGGAGAGGCTGAGCCTTGGCGAATATCAAGCTAACAGTTGAAGAAATGAAGTACATGGCACTACTTCAGGATCTAACCGGCGCAGTAGCCAGGGACTGCATCATAGATAACGAGAACAATCGCATAATCTTCATAGTGAGGCCGGGCGATGCTGGCAAGGCCATAGGACGCCGCGGAGCAAACATAAACAAGTTGAGGAGGCTGCTCGGCAAGGAGATTGAGGTTATAGAGCACGCAGACGACCTTGAAGCTATGGTTAAGAATATCTTTGCTCCTGCACGTGTCCTCGGGATAAGGCTTGCACAGCGGAATGGCAGGAAGATACTATACGTCACCGTAGACCCCAACGATAAGGGCAGAGCTATCGGTAAGGGCGGCAGAAAGGTCAACATTGCGAGGCTTGTGCTCAAGCGCTACTTCGACATAGATGACATAAAGATAAGGTAAGCTTGAAAAGGGCTAGGCTGGAGCCCCAGCGATAATATGTGGAGGCCGGTACGCCGTGACGGGTAAGAAATCGCCTAACGGCCTATTCGCGGCGAGAAAGCTTAGGAGGAAGAGGTTAAAGTTCCGCTGGAGCGAGCGCGAGTTCAAGATAAGAATGCTCGGCCTAAAGAAGAAGTATGATCCACTCGAAGGGGCACCCATGGCTAGAGGCATAGTACTAGAGAAGGTTGGCGTTGAAGCACGTCAGCCAAACTCCGCCGTACGTAAGTGTGTACGTGTACAGCTAATCAAGAATGGCCGCATAGTCACAGCATTTGTTCCGGGCGACGGTGGCCTACTAGTAGTTGACGAGCATGACGAAGTGTTAATTGAGGGTATTGGTGGTCCACGCGGCCGCTCAATGGGTGACATACCTGGCGTACGCTATAGGGTTGTAACCGTTAACGGTGTATCGCTAAGAGCTATCCTTGAGGGGAGAAAGCAAAAACCACAGCGCTAGCCGTCAAACTAAAACATTAGGGACTATTTCCAGATACACCGGTTTAGGAGTCATCGTGTAGCTTGCGTTACTCTTGCTGCTCCTCGCTCTCCTCACGCATCATCCTCTCGTACTCCTCCTGCTCATCCACGAGCCTCTTAGACACGTATATCGGCTTGTTGAATAGTAGAGCTAGGAACACAGCATGGCTGGGAACCATCCGGCGCATCATGTATATACCTTCCTGGAGTATGAAGCTTACCTTGGCAGTGTAGAGCGCCGTGGCATAGTCTATCTCGTCTATAACCACGTACTCGAGACGCTTGCCGAGCTCGCTCACTAGCTCACGGAGATCTACAAGTAGCTCGAAGACTGTTTCGCGCTCACCAGGAGTCGTAAGCTCCTCGTGCTGCAGCTTGTTTATAGCCTGCACAATCTCGAAGGGCACATTGTAGAGTGTAAACTCGCGACCATCCTCGAGCTCAAGAACTATCACAGGTATATGCGGAGGGCTGGGCATTATCATCGCATTTATACTGCGAGCTTGTAAGAGGACATCACTGCCCCGTGGAGGAGGCATAGGCTCTTCCCCGTAGCTCTCCCTGTCACGGACTAGGATTCAGCCACGCATACCCGTATCTACCTATCGGAGGCCTCAGAGCCCGTTAGAGTGGAGCCTTAATTACCCGGTGCTGTAAAGGCTCCGGGTGCGTGGGGGGCTGTATGGCTGCTACAGAGCAAAGCGAGGTTAAGGTTGGCATAGACCCCGCCGAGATAAAGCTCTTCGGAAAGTGGAGCTTTGAGGGCGTAGAGATTAGAGACCCCAGCCTTAAGAGGTACATAAGCCTCAAGCCTGTCTGGCTCCCCCACACGGGTGGCCGACACGAGCACCGCCGCTTTGGCAAGGCCGAGGTACCCATTGTTGAGAGGCTAATAAACAAGCTGATGAGACCCGGCAGGAATATGGGTAAGAAGCATCTAGCATACAATATAGTCAAGCAGGCCTTCGAGATCATATACCTGCGGACAGGCGAGAACCCAATCCAGGTACTGGTACGCGCTATAGAAAATGCCGCACCACGCGAAGACGTTACAAGGATCATGTATGGTGGTATAACCTACTTCGTCGCTGTAGACGTGTCGCCACAGCACCGAGTTGATGTCGCCCTCAAACACCTCACAGAAGGAGCTAGGATGTGCGCCTTCAACAATCCAAAATCTATAGAGGAGTGCCTAGCTGAGGAGATAATAGCTGCAGCCCAGGGCGACACAAAGAGCTACGCTATAAGGAAGAAGGAGGAAATCGAGCGTATCGCTCTCAGCTCAAGATAGCCCCTTTTATGGCTGCTACCCCATTATTTCTTGGCTGTCTTACTGGCTCGGAGCTACACTTATCCTAAATATTTATAAGACTCTCTTCACCTATGTCAGCCTTCCGGCGTGGAGTGAAGGTAGCGGGTGCGGATTATGAGCCAGCAGAAGCCACACATAAACCTGGTAGTCATAGGTCACGTAGACCACGGTAAGAGCACGCTGGTAGGCCACCTACTATACCGACTAGGCTTCGTCGATGAGAAGACGATAAAGATGCTAGAGGAAGAGGCTAAGAAGAAGGGTAAGGAGTCCTTCAAGTACGCATGGCTTCTAGACAGGCTAAAGGAGGAGAGAGAGCGCGGCGTAACCATTGACCTAACCTTCGTAAAGTTCGAGACAAAGAAGTACTACTTCACTATCATCGACGCGCCAGGTCACAGAGACTTCGTAAAGAACATGAT
This DNA window, taken from Hyperthermus butylicus DSM 5456, encodes the following:
- a CDS encoding 50S ribosomal protein L30e encodes the protein MSQVQVTDIEKELVNALKTGKVILGSRKTLKYVKLGKAKAVIVAANAPPEIRNDILYYAKLSGIPVYVYPGTSVELGSVCGKPFTVASLAILDPGNSRILDLIEAASQTSSG
- a CDS encoding NusA-like transcription termination signal-binding factor; its protein translation is MANIKLTVEEMKYMALLQDLTGAVARDCIIDNENNRIIFIVRPGDAGKAIGRRGANINKLRRLLGKEIEVIEHADDLEAMVKNIFAPARVLGIRLAQRNGRKILYVTVDPNDKGRAIGKGGRKVNIARLVLKRYFDIDDIKIR
- a CDS encoding 30S ribosomal protein S12, with the protein product MTGKKSPNGLFAARKLRRKRLKFRWSEREFKIRMLGLKKKYDPLEGAPMARGIVLEKVGVEARQPNSAVRKCVRVQLIKNGRIVTAFVPGDGGLLVVDEHDEVLIEGIGGPRGRSMGDIPGVRYRVVTVNGVSLRAILEGRKQKPQR
- a CDS encoding bifunctional nuclease family protein; this translates as MPPPRGSDVLLQARSINAMIMPSPPHIPVIVLELEDGREFTLYNVPFEIVQAINKLQHEELTTPGERETVFELLVDLRELVSELGKRLEYVVIDEIDYATALYTAKVSFILQEGIYMMRRMVPSHAVFLALLFNKPIYVSKRLVDEQEEYERMMREESEEQQE
- a CDS encoding 30S ribosomal protein S7 produces the protein MAATEQSEVKVGIDPAEIKLFGKWSFEGVEIRDPSLKRYISLKPVWLPHTGGRHEHRRFGKAEVPIVERLINKLMRPGRNMGKKHLAYNIVKQAFEIIYLRTGENPIQVLVRAIENAAPREDVTRIMYGGITYFVAVDVSPQHRVDVALKHLTEGARMCAFNNPKSIEECLAEEIIAAAQGDTKSYAIRKKEEIERIALSSR